The following nucleotide sequence is from Cicer arietinum cultivar CDC Frontier isolate Library 1 chromosome 2, Cicar.CDCFrontier_v2.0, whole genome shotgun sequence.
aaaaattaatGGGGTACCTCAACAAAGACCCTAAAGTAAATAAGTCCATATTCACCCATGATAGGAGCCAAGTCCTTAACTTTTCCCCAATAACGACCATCCAATGGAGACAAAGCCATCAAACTAGAGAGTTCTAAGTCGGTGGAATGAACTCCAAACATTTTGGTGGCGGATTTGCAGGCGCAACCACTGAGAGAAATCAAAGGAAAGGAAATATGGGAAGAAAGAAAAGTATGTGGTGATTTTTGAGGATTGGTTTTGAAGAGATTGAAGGTAGTAACTTGTGTAGCGTTAGAGAGAGCCATGGAAGTTAAGAGCAAGATTTTCTGTCTTTGTTTCTTCACTCACTCGCACTCAAACCTATTTCTTCGTCTTTGTTTGCTGTTATTCGAATATAGCGTACACTTTTTGGTTCTGCTGTGAAAAAAATTGGAAACCAAAAAAACAAATgagtgaaaataaattttttgaaatgctCAATAATGGAGCAGGTAAAGCTAGGTTTTCCTACAAGTTCATAActtaataaattacaaatacaaaaatattcatGGCAAATGCATTAACACGATCAAAAGTACTTTTGAGAATATTATCCAAACAAAGTTACATTTTATTATCAAACATATGTTTAACAGAAAGAGAATCACGTTTGAGCAAACAAGTTTGAATCAAACTTAATTTTGCAAAAATGAGGTTTAAACATACCAATTTTACAAACTGTAACTGTAATATTAGAAGAGAGATTGAAAAGGGTTTGCAGTATACTTACTAGGCGGACGGGAGCACGGCGTGTTCGGACGGAGCAGTTCGAGAGAGAGACTTCAAAGCAACAACAGTGTttcacttgttttttttttttataatttttttatggttttaattgttatttgttaattaaaaataagggaaattgctttggttttttttaaatgacaattagACTCCTTTTTGTCTTGAAAAATATTCAcctcatttatatttattaaataaactacATGAAACAATTTTTTGACGCTTTAACTTGGAGAGGTATAGTTATACTTAtagtatttgtaattttaaaatatagaattatGTTTTTAGTAGTATAATTGGAGTATATCTTTTAGtgtctttttaataaataatagataGAGTTGTAAAtgtgatagaaaaaaaaaataattttttgtgattATAAGAGAGATAAGtgcattttttgaaaaattagatAGAATATGAGTGTCATTTAAAGAGACATTAGGTAATCACTTCATCAAGAGAGGTAAATGTAACTTTTCTTTAAacttatattcatattttatgaatAATGATAAGCCTTAGGCTTAgaattataatataatgtggCCGAATTTAGCATTCACCTTTATCAATACCTCCCACATCTAAaacatatgaaaattaatttttgtactttttaatatttatttggattattgacttaaaaaaaatatgtttggaTTAACGTTTGCATATCTACATTTGAGTAAATTTCATTTGATAAATgtactttttattaaattaatttttctctaTCATAATTTATGAgtgaatattttttctttaaaagacgttttacaaaataaaatttatttgaattatataacTAAAGGTaattttaaatgtgtatttacTAAATGTGgtacatattttaatatattataatgtgaATAATATGGCACCAAATTAAATTTCTAAATGTAAAATAGACAATATAACAATATCTATTAAGTTGCTTTTGGCTAACATTAATTtgagttaaaattaattttgatcaaTAATAGTTAATAATGAATCAAATATAATGTCAACTCGATTTTCAATTACAAAATTAGATTATGAAAAATGGACAATATAAAAGTATTGTGGTTGAACACGAAATTTGcgaaatacaattaattttttatatttttaaatgtaaaatggACGATATAAAAATATCTGTTAAATTGTTTTTGGCTAACAAGAATTtgagttaaaattaattttgattaatgaTACTTATAATGAATCAAACATAATGTCAATTCGATTTTCTATTACAAAATTACATTTTGAAAAATCAAACACGCTTATTATGTTAACCATTTGGAAGATTTTTgaataaagtaatttatttctctccatcttaaaaaatttggttaaatttgaaagttttgaaatgtaaattctcaaaagtaattttttttaaacaaattcaaaattgagATTGAACACGAAACttgcaacaacaaaattttagaatttgaaaacaaaaatgaaacttTAGTAGTATACAAAATATTAGAGATgcaatttttctaaatttaaaaaaaaaatcgaaacaTTGATTGAACACGAAACTatttaaatgcaatttttttagaattattaaaaaaaaatatttttttctcgtaCCTCCACATTTATAATCTTACtcccatattttaataaaaattcaattttatccctttttttaaaataaaaaaagatgcaaACTTTACGTTTTTTGGTACACATTTGTGTTCTAtaaaattttttcaaattttttgaaattcgaaTTTTCAAGAATACATTTGTGTATcggaattgttttttttttctcgatacATAGATGTGTTctggaaaacttgaaaaaaaattttcattacacaaagttcaaatttttttaaacacattTGTGTACTAGaaaactagaaaaaaaaattctagtaCATAAAGTTCAATTTTCTAAAACTCATTTGTCGGAAAACTTTTTAGTTTTCCGATTTAGTTTTCttacacaaaaattaaaatgttttgaaacacaagtgttttaattttatttttatttttttggtgaagtttttcaaaattcaaattgaatttaatgggataaaatttgttttgacaaaaaaagtaaaatacctagtttctttaaaatattgGGGTAGGAGTATAAATATGGAgtataaagttaaattttcttaatttttttttttgaaattttagttgaacacgaaacttttaaaaagtaattttcccataatttaaaaaaattcaaaattttggttgaacacaaaactttcaaaatgcaatcttttttagaatttttgaaaaatattgaaacttTGGTTGAACaccaaattttcaaaaatgcaagcttttatcttaatttttgaaaaaattaaaaaatttgaaattgtcgAAATATTAAATGGTTCAAAAGTTTCAACAATTTTGACTCTATAAAGTGGAAGGGGGTAAAAAAAAAGGGCAAAATATTACatgttttatgtgtttttgggtGGTGGAAGATATAGATGGAGGTGAATGGTAGATTCCATCTGtttgtaatatattttgttcTCAATTTGAGATAATGGGTAGTTTGTTATATAGTTTTATGAAAATGATTTTAACTTTAGACTATTTTTATAAGaacattgtttaaaataatataagttattttggacttatttattatagattaaaaaaaatcattttgccatttttttaaatgatctcttaaaaatgatatttacaGGAGATTTTATCACTCTTTATGCTTGATTGGAAGATTAATACAatatatagttgtcaaataagaTGAAGCTAAGTTCCTTAAAGGCGAaaaatggaagaagaaaaaaatgaatctCTTTCTCCTCAAAGCTGAGCTTGATTTCTTTGATATCTAAGATTTTTTCTTAGTGAGTCATTATATCTGATTTTAATCATTGAATTGAACTAGAAGTCATCGAaagtttttatcttttttcagTGCTGTATGAACTGAATGAGtttaagaaaaacatttatctttatatgtttttttttttaattcacacaATAACATACTTATATTTCAACAGTTTTTAATAAAGAATTTATATCGACATATATAGTTGGTTGAAAATCATAATGTTCTGTTATAGCTGTTCCAGCATCCTATATCTGTCGGATCACACTTATCAGGAGATTTCTGATTTGTTACTTTTATGTAGGTTCTGTTCATTTAGATTTATGTTTTGATCCAATTTCATTCATATCTACCTGTGATTTCTCTGCTCAAGTTTGTTAATGATTCATTCCCTCtctgttttttttgttttgagatTGTGAGAGAAAAGTAATACACTGtgttttattgaattgaaacaaaaaattttaTTAAGATATTTCTGTATTTTCCTCAGTTATAATGAATGTATTTTGAATGATGAAACTATGCATTCAGCGTAGAAATAATTCCTATAAAGTTTAGGGTTCAAGATATGTGTGAGGTTCTTGTTTTTTATGCATGTCATTCATTGCATGAATTGTTTAACTAACACTTCTAtttagaaaattgaaattttcagtTTGTTACTTTTCCCAATTTTCTGTTAGTTTTGGAGTTTATTTCATAGATTTagaaattgagtttttatttatgttacttGTAGCCATATGTTACCACGACACTATACTCCAATAGTGCGCGTGTCTTAAGTTGGTGCTTTACATGTCTGAGTGAGATGATAATTTATGATTTCTCAACAtgtaagaaaaaaatcaaacaaataatatCAATTGTCAATTATCGCTTATATTTAAGATCGAATGGAGTATCTAGTAAGTGAATTTGCACTTAAATAGATTTTGCGAAGCTTCCTTGCTCGGAAGGTACGTTGGATACGAGTAGCAGCTTGAGTCATCTTCCTTGCCTTGTAGTTATGAAAGGCATGTTGAATCATGATGGCTGCCACTCTCTTTCGTGCTTCAGCCTCttgattgaaaaaattaaattcctTTATTTCTTCTTCTGTGTGTTCTCTATATGCAGCTCGTATGCGTTTTGCAGCATCAACAAATTCCACGTAAGCAGCTAAACTATTCCTTGGATGCACTTCCTCTGGAGCAGACGTCACAAAATGCCTAAAATGATAAATACAGAATCATAATTGGTATTATAATGTTAATGTATTTCTTATGCATTTTAAGCAACTAAGCACATATTCTATTAAGAACCGAATTTAGCAAATAATGGATttccaatttatttatttttcactttaaaGACAAAACAGGCTTTACCGATTAGGACAATGCATTAAGTGttcatcaaatattttatattaaaaagcttaaattcaataaactctGTTTGGGACatttacaaaattgaaaaaactaCTTGGACATAATTGAAgtagaatttatttatttatttaaatattaaaaatttcaaacaaaattatataaatattaaaaacaaaatttcaaacaagaaaaacaaaaaggtTACATGATCAGATACTAACCTTTTCCGCAATGAAGGTAATTCTTGGTGCTGATTCTTATATTCACTATTGCTCCTATGTTCACCTCTTATTTCCACACCCTCAATTTCTATTTCTACATGATCAGAAACAGTAGCACCAACATCCTTAATCCTTTGTTGAGACTCCAAAGAAGCCCGAAGAACAATAACGAAATAACAAAACACACCTCCAATTGAAGCcaacatcaaattaaaattcataagcTGCACCGTAACACAACCTAAGAAAAAATTGAGCAAATCAACCTCAAATCCTAGGTCAATTTGTCTCGACAAACTCAACGACATCAAAGCAAAAGCCACACACGAAATCAAACCTAATACATCTGATTTTCCATTCACTGATTTGTCATAAAAAAATGAGTAAACAGAGGTTAGCATAAGAATTAAAAAACCCA
It contains:
- the LOC101500062 gene encoding uncharacterized protein, which gives rise to MSPIIPILNFLNHPILWRFTGFISSIIGLLCYALSSSFKHLFGEWNLLKIFLYVTLSFITCIIVLLAKKWQLSKSLILKAHVGFLILMLTSVYSFFYDKSVNGKSDVLGLISCVAFALMSLSLSRQIDLGFEVDLLNFFLGCVTVQLMNFNLMLASIGGVFCYFVIVLRASLESQQRIKDVGATVSDHVEIEIEGVEIRGEHRSNSEYKNQHQELPSLRKRHFVTSAPEEVHPRNSLAAYVEFVDAAKRIRAAYREHTEEEIKEFNFFNQEAEARKRVAAIMIQHAFHNYKARKMTQAATRIQRTFRARKLRKIYLSANSLTRYSIRS